The Yersinia entomophaga nucleotide sequence ATCATCAGCACTATTTACAACCGCACTACGCATCGCTCGGGCATTTAAATCAACATGGAGTAAAAATGCAGACCGCACTGAGTCTGACGTTATCAAAGCCTACACAGATCCCGACTTGCTCATCATTGACGAAGTTGGCGTTCAGTTTGGGTCTGATACTGAAAAGCAAATCCTCTTTGAGATCATCAACACTCGCTACGAGAAAATGCGCCCGACAATTTTAATCAGCAACCAGACGAGAGCCGAGCTTAGCGATTTCATCGGTGAGCGAGTGATTGATCGGATGAATGATGGCGGCGGTTGTACGCTGGCGTTTACGTGGGATAGCTACCGGTCGAGGGCTGCATGAATGCCTTGGGCCAATACATCAAACATCAGATAGAGCAGCAAGAACGCCACGAATCAGACCTCCGTATTAAATTCCTAAGCAAGTTACCTGAAAACACCTTCCAAGCCATTTATAACCAGTTTATTCATGATGAGTTTGCAGGTGGCGTTACATACAACGGAATTTACTACAGCGAGTGGGAAATCTATTTCGCATCACATGATCGTGACAGTGACGCGGAAGTGCTGCTGTAAATCAATTCGAGGAAATCATGATGGCTTTTGTATCCATGGCTGAAATATCACGCCCACTCTCCGAACCAAAGTTAACTGTCCGTAACACCGGTCTTTGCTCAATAAATCGCTCGGTATCTGGTGAGTTTGATTCTATCGAGGCTGAAATATGCTTCGAGACAAAAACTTTCCGGTTCAGAGTTGGTGATGGGCTATCAAAAAGGCTGAGAGACGGAACAAGTTTCTCGATACCAAAGGCTGCATATCTGGAAATTTTAGATGGTATCGGCGGGAAAAAGGTTATGCCATTAACAAATGGCCAAGACGGTTGGTGGTATGCCAAATACGAGCAAAAAGGGGTCGCATGATGGACATAACAACATCGCGGGAAGAGTTTGAGAAGTGGCTGGAAGACATTCACGGTTTGTATGGGGAAGATATTGATTGGGAGCCAGAGAGAAATTGTTATCGAATTTTTGGCGTTCATCTGGCTTGGTGCGCATGGAAAGAATCCAGAGCAAGCATTGCGGTGACACTTCCAAAAACTTGCAGAGATATTGCGGGGGAAGATGCGCACCTAGACAGCGATGAGACATCGTTTGATTCCGGCATAATTTTATGCGCCGAAGCCCTCCGCTCTGCTGGTCTAACGGTAAAAGGGGATTGAGATGGAAATTCCAAGCCGAGTAAAGAGCGCTCTGGATGCTATGGAGGCAATGATTCGTACGCACGAATATCATTTTGAAGATGGCACATTCTGGTCACCAGTGGTTAAGCAACAAATAGAGGGTCTGCGTATTGCCAATAAAACCAAAGCCATTATCTATCACGATAGAATACTAAGCGGGAGGAAGTGCTGATGAAAGAACTAGACCAATTTACAGTAGAGCAGCTAAGCAATTTCATTGAATCAGACCATGCTCAATGTGGCGATGTGGCAGCACTGGCAAGAATCGCGCTATCAGCAAAGCAGGCCGAGCCGGTTTATCAGGAGCGTAGGTATCAATTTTCCGGCAAGAAACAGATTGAATATTGGGCTGACATTAACAATTCAACGTATGGGTACCTGCCAAAAAGTGAGCGTCGTTTAATTTATACCACTCCACCATCAGGCCCTCTGGAAATTCCTGATGGTTGGATTAACTGCAATGATAATCTTCCATTAGAAGATGATTTGTGCTTGGCAATTGACGACCAAGGTGTGATTTGGACAATGATTTTTGAGGATGATGACTTTGGTCCAGACACAGGCGGAGTCTGCCCTAACGAAATTACCCACTGGATGCCACTCCCCGCCGCACCCACCTCACTTCTAGAGGGAGAGAGTAATGGCTAAATCTGAAATAACCCTATCCAAGAAGCAATACCGCCAACTCTGCGATGCTTACATCAACACAGTAAACATGATGCCTCAGCTTCTGATGATTACACCCCTTCAAGATGACAGGTCACCAGATGCCTTGTATGCACTACAAACGGCATTGCAGATTGTTCAGCAGCAACTGAAAGGAGTCGTTGATGGAATTCATGGCTGACAATATGGGGAATATACCGCTAACGATAATAGCATTAGTCATTGTTGTGGTGCTGTTTGCTTGCTTATGGGAGTGACTATGGATAAAAAAGTTTTTGTTTTATGCGGTGATCAATACAAGCGAAATGCCATCCAGTTTATAAATCAACTCCCTGTTAATCCTGATAAACCACTCCTGATCACAATCCAAGAGCGAACCCGCACATTAGACCAGAATGCCAAGCTCTGGGCTACTTTAGGCGATATCGCTACACAGGTTGTATGGCACGGTCAGAAGCTTAGCAGTGAGGACTGGAAGCACATATTCACCGCATCACTGAAAGGGCAGAGGTCAGCACCGGGGCTCGAAGGTGGCTTTGTAATTCTGGGCCAGTCAACCAGCCGCATGACCGTTGGAGAGTTGCGCGACCTGATAGAGCTAATTAACGCTTTCGGGGCTACGCATGGCGTTAAGTTCAGCGATGAATCACGGCTTGCTATCGAGTGGGCTAACAGGTTCGGCGATAAGGGAAAGGTGGCAGCATGAATAACTGGGACATTGGAATCAGGGCTTTCATAGATAAGCCATACTCCGCAGTCAGGCAAGGCTACAAACCGTCGGTTCTCGATTGTTGGGCTATATCTGCCAGTGTCATATTCGTAGTATTCAAAGGACTATTTTCACACGCACTTGATATTACCGATTTTTTTGACATGACAATCAGAGAGATTGGCGAGTGGTTCATGTATTTGTGCTTAAAACTGATCGTGGCATCAACATACCCATTCACATTTTGGGCATGGGGTACGCTTATATATTTCTTGCTGAGGAATGAAGCGAAAACGCACCGCACCAGAAGTGAAAAGTTATCTAACCTGATTTAACCCCCAATCCCCGCCAGCGAAATACCCACATATGACCACATATGCGTTTTGCTGCGCGCCAAATTTGACCGAGTAAGGAGAACGCGATGACTCAGTTACCGCAATCCGTATGCGTGTATTGATTTGATGCTTAACAAGGGTGAAACCTACGCTCATCAGAAATGCGTTGATAAGGCAGCGAAGGAGGCCGGGAATGATAGCCAAGCTCCCGAAGCATCGAAATTGTAAAGTGTGTAAAACGAGATTTAAACCAGTCGCGATATACGAGTGGTGGTGCTGCGAAGAGCACAAAATAGAATACGCGGTTCTGGTTATGAAAGAGAGGCGAAAGCAGAACTACGATAACGAGATTAAGCAAAGGCAGGAGCGGAAAAAGGAGGATCGGAAGCAGCTAAAAGTCAGAAGAATTAATGCCCAGCCCAAAACGTATTGGATTAAGCAGGCACAGCAAGCCGTCAACGCCYTTGTAAGAGCACGTGATTCAAGCCTGCCCTGCGTATCATGTGGTACCCATTTAGCGGCACAGTGGGATGCTGGACACTACAGAACAACCGCAGCAGCACCTCAATTCAGATTCGACCCCCGGCAAATCCATAAACAATGTTCAGTATGCAATCAGCACAAGGGCGGGAATATCGTTCCGTACCGCGTCGAGCTGATTAAGCGCATTGGAATTGAGACAGTGGAGGCTATCGAAAACAACCACGAACGCAGCAGTTACAGCATTGAAGAGCTGAAAAGCATTCGAGATTACTACCGGCTGGAACTGAAAAAGCTAAAACTTCTCCAGGAGGCAGCATGAACGTAACTCAATTAAAGCTCACCAAAGAACAGCATGATTGGATTAATGGCTGGCTTGAACTGTGGGGTTCATGGGTTTACTCGGGGAGATTAGAGAAGCGCATGAGCAGCGTTATAGCGCAGTACATGGCTACAATAGAGCCGCAGAAATATCCAGATAGACCGATGTGTAATGACGATGACGGAATGTTGATTTCTCAGGTCGTAGATTCTGTCATGAACATTGATACAAAGGCCTTTGGGATATTACTAAGCTATTACGCGAACAATTCCACTGAATACGCAATTGCAGTTTATAGCCACAAGAGTGCAATTCCTCGCAAAATAGTAACTCGCGGCGGGAATAGATTAAAACGCCCATCGCTATCAACCTGTCGCCGAGAGGTGAAGGAAATTCTGGATGCTAGCGTCTTTATGATTTACCAACCGCYGCTATCTGCCATGAACAGCCGCAAACGTGTAGGGAAAATTAGGAAGGTTGCATAAAACGTGTTGACACATTTGAGCAAATGAGCAATGATAAGTAGGTAAGGTGCCGTATCTGTCTTAAACGAACGCCTACCCAATTTAAAGCCCTGACTCTAACCGGTCGGGGCTTCTTGCATTTGCGTCTATGGTTAAGTGGCATAACTACTGGCTTCCACCCAGTAAGCGCCAGTTCGATTCTGGCTAGACGCTCCACATTTCAGGCTGCGCTATTGCGTGGCCTTTTTTATTTAGCTCGCCGCCAGTGCCAATCACCCTCAAAAACACAACGTGCCTGAATGGGCCACGGCGGCGAGCTATTCCCTACACAACAGCACCCGACCAAATGCCGGGGAAGATTTTCCCCAAACGGGGGGTGGGTCATGAAAATGTTGAAATCACCGGATGTATGGATGCTCATCATTGCCTGGATAGCAGACCACCGGGGTGAGTTACTTAGCGCGGCACTGGCTGCGTTGATGGCTTACTTGCGTGGCTGGTATGCCGGAGGAGGTAAAACGCAACGTATGCTTGATGCGGCCATGTGCTCAGTGATGGCATGGTTTATCAAAGATGTATTGGTTATAGCCGGGCTGAACCCTGACTGGTCATTAATTGCCAGCGTGTTCATTGGGTACATGGGTACGGATTACATTGGTTCGGTGCTAAAGCGCATCGTTGGCAATAAGACAGGGGCTGACAATGCAAATCAGTAGCACCGGAATCAATCTAATAAAACAATTCGAAGGCTGCAAATTGACGACATATCCAGACCCTGGCACCGGCGGCGCTCCCTGGACAATTGGTTACGGCTGGACTCATCCAGTAGATGGTAAGCCCGTGGTTCGCGGCATGACTATCGATCAGCCTACCGCCGACCGGTTGCTGAAATGCGGAGTTGTCCAGTTCGAGCAGGGCGTTAACCAGATGCTCAAAATCGGCGTAACCCAGAATCAATTCGACGCCTTGGTATCGCTGGCCTACAACATCGGAACCCGAGCGCTCAGCACATCGACGCTGATGAAAAAGGTAAACGCGGGTGATGCAAAGGGCGCTGCGGATGAATTCCTGAAATGGAATAAAGCAGGTGGGAAAGAAATGAAAGGCCTGACTAATCGCCGGGCGGCTGAGCGTGAGCTTTTCCTGTCATGAGTCGCGTAACGGCAATACTCATCGCTGTAACGGTGGCTCTGCTATTCGGCCTGATGTATTACCACGGGCAAGTAACCAGGCTACAGCGCGACGTCTCTGACATTACCCAGATAGCCAACAGCAGACAGTCAGCCATTGACACGATGCTAATTCAGCGCCAGCAGGTTGCTGCTATCGATATCAAATACACCAAGGAACTGGCAGATGCCAAATCTGAGAACGAGCGCCTTCGTGCTGATATCGCTACTGGTGCTAAGCGGTTGCAGCTCAACGCCAGCTGTAAGCGATTGCCCGAAGCCACAGCCACCTCCAGCAGCGTTGATGATGCCAGCGCCAGACTTACTAACGCCGCTGAACGGGATTATCTCAGTCTCCGCGAGCGAATCGGAATTGCAACCAGCCAAATAAACGGCTTGCAGGCGTATATCAATAACGTTTGTCTTGCGAGGTAAGAGAAGGTGGGGACAGCATCCCCGCTGAATTAATCACCCAACTTTGCGGTAAGGGTAGCCAGCTTTTTTGATATGCGCATCAAAATACTGCCCCTTAGACGGTGCGTTCATTAATGACGTGTGAATGGAGGCCGGGACTCTCGAATATTGATAAATACCGCCTCCTAGAAAAGCAATTTCCAAAGTGGAACTTGCACTATCGTAACCAACTGAATGAAGGTTTGAAGATGAAACAGGTTGACGAATCAATTGATAAATCTCCTTTAAGTGGCAAAAGTGCCAAAGAGATGATCGAACACTTTAAGAAATATAACTTCGTGGATGATCACGGACACAGGCTAGACATGTGCTTGGACTTCACAGATTTGATTGAAATGGCCGTTTCGTAGGCTTGTTAGGCAAAAAAACACAAAAGGCTCGACTTAGGTCGGGCTTTTTTTATGCAGTAAATCCAGCGCATCGCAGCGCAAATCACTCAGAACCTTTCAGGATGACCCTTGAGGAACCGGCTGGCTGTCGGAGCCTTCTGAGGGCCGTATTCCTGTGCGAACAAGGTTCATCACTAAAAGGTATATCCGAATGAACATTATCCCTCTTAGCTATAAAGGCGAATCAGTACGCTTTAACACTGAAGGTTGGGTAAACGTCACTGACGTTGCTGAGAAATTTGGTAAGCGCATCGACAACTGGATGAGGCTAGCTGAAACGCTTGAATACATCCGGGCGCTGGATGAGGCAATGACTGGTGTGGAGTCTGAAATTCTACATCCCTCGAAATGCAGGTATGTAAAAACCAGTAAGGCGAGAAAGGATCGCGGAGGTGGTACATGGCTTCATCCAAAGCTATCGGTCGCTTTTGCGCGTTGGTGCGATGCTCGGTTCGCTGTCTGGTGTGATTTGCATATAGATAGCTTGTTGCGTGGTGAGCTAACGGAGCAGCAAAACTATGACCAGGCCTGCCGAATTCGCGATGACCGGAAATCAAAAGCAAGTGGTGGTGCACGAGAAATGGCACGTTGGCGCTGGGACAAACCTGCCCTAGAAGCAACCGTGGAATTCTGGCAGGAGCAACTGAAGTTAACGCTCGATATTGCCAGCTAAAAGAAAAACTGAGAGCCACTTTCACAACGGCTCTCCATTAACTAAAAGCACTCATATATCAGATAGGCGATCCCGACCAAAGAGGCCATCCCTGTAAAGGTTAGCCCCAATGCCAGGGTGGAGTAGCTCACTGTTGCAGCCATGTACCAACTTTTAAATTTAGCCCACATAGTCATCATCCTTTTTGTTTTGCAAAAGAATGACAGTCAAATCAGAGGGATGGAAATTGGTTGTACAGATCAATAATCGGCTATTGATCGTTTAAAACGATCGTTGAACAACGAGACGGAGCAAATATGGCAAGACCGGATTGGGGAGCCATTCAAGGACAGTTCCTCGCCGACCATGCCAAATCAAACATCTCCCCTAAAGATTGGTGCGAGGCGCAAGGGCTTAATTACTCCACTGCAAAGCGCTACATCAAAATTGCGAATGCTAATAGTAAAAGTGCGAATAGAAGTGCGAATTCGCAGAAAGGAAAAGACACCAAAAGTAGGCAGCCAAAGGAATCTGGTAGAAACCGCGAATCAAACAAAGTCAAGAATTCTCCAGGCGCGAAACCGATACGTGGCGCTCGATGTTCCCCTCCGACCAATCCATTCCAACCAGGCAATCAGCATGCACTAAAGCATGGCGGCTATGGGCGTCGCATGTTGCTCACTGACGAATCAGCGAAGATGCTAATTGCCTGACGCTAGATGATGAATTGTTTTGGCTACGTGCTGCCAGTCTGACTGCCGCTGAGAACATTGGTCGCTGGCGAACTGAGTTAGATGATGACGTTGATGATGATACTAAGAAGGCACTACGTGACAACATCAGCGCCGCCGAGAAGGCTATGCATCGCAACACTGCGCGCATTGAATCGTTGGAGTACACGAAAGGCACAATCATCAAGATGCAGATCGATGCTGCTTACCGTGAAGCTGCCACTGAAAAGGTGGAACTGGAAATAGACAAAATGAAGGACGGAGATAGCGATAACGCGATTGTCGTTCATAACTCGCTGCCAATCCCTGGGAGATAATATGGCCGACATATATCTACCTACGCTACACGATGGGCAGTTAAAGGTTTGGTCTGATGCTTGGGATCACCGCCTTAACGCTATCCGCTGCGGGCGGCGGTGGGGTAAAACCTTCATGCTCGCCAGCGCTGCTGTTACGTATGCTACAGCGCCATTTAAGCGCCCTGGAATGGATGTCGAGTTAGGTGGGCGCGTAGGTATATTTACCGCCGAATATCGCCAATATCAGGAAATTTACGACAAGCTTGAAGAAACTCTTCAGCCGCTGAAAAAAAGCTTTAGCCGACAGGAAAAGCGCCTACTACTTAAGAACGCTGGGAAGATTGATTTCTGGGTTACCAACGATAACAAGCTGGCTGGTCGTGGGCGTGAGTACGATATTGTGCTTATCGATGAGGCTGCATTCACCAAATCACCGGAAATGCTGAAGGAAATATGGACCAAGTCTATAAAGCCGACGCTTCTTACTACGAAAGGCCGTGCATTTGTATTCTCCACACCTGACGGCATTGACGACGATAATTTTTTCTACGCCATTTGCAACAATAAGAAGCTTGGCTTCTTTGAGCATCACGCACCAACGTCATCTAATCCATTTGTTCCACCTGAAGAACTGGAGAAGGAACGGGAGAATAATGATCCCCGCGTATTCCGTCAGGAGTTCTTGGCTGAATTTGTTGACTGGTCATCATCTGCCCTGTTTGACATAAGCAAGTGGTTCATTGACGAGAAGCCTGTTGAGTACCCAGCCATGTGTCAGGCGGTCTTTGCTGTCATGGACACGGCAGTTAAGGGCGGCACAGAGCATGACGGAACAGCAGTAGTTTACTACGCCATTGAAACTCGCCCCGGCATGGAGCGACTAACAATCCTTGATTGGGATGTTGTGCAAATCGATGGCGCTTTATTAGAGGTTTATCTCCCCTCCGTATTCGACCGACTAAATGAATTAACCGGCCAGTGCGTCGCTGTAAACGGCAGCCTTGGGTTGTTCATAGAGGACGCCAGTATGGGCAGTATCTTGCTGCAAAAAGGCGACAGCATGGGTTGGCCTGTCAAAAAGATAGAGTCAGCACTAACAAGCAAAGGGAAAGATGAGCGCGCAATTATGGCATCCGGTTATCACTACCGGGGGTTAGCCAAGATATCGCGTCATGCCTTCGAGAAAACTGCTGTCTTTAAAGGCGAGACAGCTAACCATCTATTTAAGCAAGTATCCCGATTCCATCTCGCAGATAAAAACGCACATAAGCGCGCTGATGACCTGCTCGATGACTACATGTATGGGCTGATACTGGCATTCGGTAGCGGCGACGCACTCTGATGAGATAACAAAATGATTGACGACGAAATTGAAATCGGCAGCAGCTCACCAGAACTGTCACTACTTCTGGAGGGTGATGATATCCAGCCAGGAATGAGCGCCGGATATCAAATCTGTAAGACTATTTACCTCTACCATCCGCTGGGTGGGAAAATGGTAGATCGCCCAATTAAAATGGCGATGAACGAACCAAGAACGGTACATGTTTCCCAAACATTTGCGCTTGAACAACGCCTACGAGAAGCCTTCGAGCGCGAGTGGCGGTCACTTGGTGCTGACCGACACATTTCAAATGCTGCACGGATTGCCAGAATTTACGGTACATCTGCGATAGCGATGTTGGTAGATAACCAAGAGCCGTCAATAGCCCTTGATTTCCGCACGCTGTACAAGCACAACATCAGTTTTAACATTCTTGACCCGCTAAACACTGCTGGCAGTATTGTTCTCAACCAAGACCCTAACGCTCAAGACTTCCAAAAAGTTGATGGCATTCGAGTTGCGGGGAAGGCATATCACAAGTCCCGTTGTGTGGTGATCCAGAATGAAGCGCCAATTTACCTCGCGTATAACCCAGCAGCGTTCGGTTTCACAGGTCGAAGCGTCTATCAGCGCGCCTTGTTCCCGCTAAAGTCGTTTATTCAGACCATGCGCACCGATGACATGGTTGCAGTAAAAGGCGGATTGCTTGTTACGAAGATTAAAGGGCCTAGCTCTGTTGTAAACAACATGATGCAGAAGCTTAGTGGTGTTAAGCGAATGATGCTGAAACGCGGACGGACCGGGGAGGTATTACAGGTCGGTCACGAAGATGCAATCGAATCTATTGACCTTAACAACCTCGACAAGCCACTCGATACAGTGAGAAATCATATTCTGGCTAATATCGCCGCTGCCGCCGACATGCCAGCGATCATCTTGAATAGTGAGACATTTACTCAGGGATTTGGCGAGGGCACAGAGGACGCTAAAGCGGTAGCAGTTTACATTGATGATCTGCGTGAATGGCTTGATGAGTTGTACAACTATTTCATCCGCATTTGTCAGTACCGAGCTTGGAGTATCGAATTCTTCCAATCCCTGCGTGCAGACATGCCAGAAATAAAGAACACCTACAGTCTGTATTTCACCAAGTGGATTAATAACTTTGAGTACACATGGCCCTCATCGCTGAAGGAGCCAGAAAGCGAGAAAGTTAAAGTTGATGAAATCAGGTTTAAAGCAATTATTAGTATGGGGGAATTGCTGCTTCCTCAACTAAATAAAGACAATGAAAACAGAGCAACATTTATTGAGTGGATGCAATCAAACGCTAACGCAAATGAACGCCTCTTCCCTAACCGACTTGACCTTGATTTTGACAGCCTGAAGGATAATCCACCGATTAAAGAGGGGGAAGACCCAAATAACCCTCAAGTTGATTGGAATTTAGTATGAACAATTTCACGCGAATTGTGCGAGAGGCGGTTAAGTATTTCCTGAAGAATGGCTACTCATCAAGCAGTGAGCTGGAGCGCTGGCAGTCTCTTATTAGAGGGGCCGCTGAGGGTGCTACTGCTGATGATTATGCCGGTATGGTAGCCGAAAGATTAAGGCATTCATTCGAGCGCCAAGTAACCAACGGTGGTGCTATTAATCGTCATCCAGGAATAGCGCGCTTTACCATTCACCATCTTGAACCACAGCTTAGGGCGCAGTTAGATCGCCGAATTCTCGCCAGTGTTGACCTCATCAAACTGAACAGAAGCAAAGCTATCGACACTACGTTATCTCGGTTTAGCGGGTGGGCCAGCAGTATCCCTCCATCTGCAAGTATCGCTCTGGTCGGTAATCAGGGTGGCATGCTGAAAACTGCACAGCACATCCAAAAAACAGCCGAGCAAATGGACTATGAAGCCCGGCGCGTGATGATTGATCAGAATCACAAGCTGATTGCCAACATCGACAATGTTATTGCAACCAACAACAACGCTATCGCTGTTGAGTGGCACAGCCATTGGCGTCGCCCTGGCTATAACTATCGGGTTGACCACAAAGAGCGAGATAAAGAGTTCTATCTTATTCGCGGTAATTGGGCGCAAAAGAATGGCTATGTAAAGCCCGGTAAAGCGGGATATCTGGATGAAGTTGACCAGTTCGGAGAAAAGCCTTTCTGCTCATGTTATGGCGAGTACATCTACAACCTCCGCAGCATCCCTGAAGACATGCTTACCCAGAAGGGTAAAAAGTTTATGGAGTCGATGGGCGGAAAATAACTAACCACCCATGACGCGAGAGGTTCAATGACCCGTGGCTATTTTCGCTAGTGGAATCCTATTTCGCCAAGGTAAGCGAGTTTTACTTATTCAGCGCTCAGATGATGGGACATGGTGTCCACCGGGAGGGAAGCTTGAAGAAGGTGAAATAGCATCCGACGCTGCCAGACGAGAAGTGATGGAAGAAGTTGGCTATCAGTATACAGGGCCAATGACCCCCTACAGCAGCAATAACGATTACCTAACCTATCGAGCTGACATTGAAGAACAGTTCGAACCACAAATTGACGATGAGTCACTAGCCGCTGGCTGGTTCGATATCGACGATATGCCAAAGCCATTGCATAAACCATTTGCCGAAATGATGGCTCAACAGCCACTCAATGAAACGCAAGTGGCTGCGCTAATAGCTGATGGCACCCTAAGCAGTCCGCAATTCTTCATCAACATGTGGATGTACGCCATTCGTGTAACCGGGACTGGGGTCACGTGGCGTAGTGCTGACAACCAAATGGCGTTCCGAGACCCGGAAAACTATTTAACCCCCGATTTTCTTCAGCGTGTAGCCGGTGTCCCGTTGATTTGGTTGCACCCTGAGAAAAATAAGCTCGATAGCGA carries:
- a CDS encoding terminase large subunit domain-containing protein is translated as MADIYLPTLHDGQLKVWSDAWDHRLNAIRCGRRWGKTFMLASAAVTYATAPFKRPGMDVELGGRVGIFTAEYRQYQEIYDKLEETLQPLKKSFSRQEKRLLLKNAGKIDFWVTNDNKLAGRGREYDIVLIDEAAFTKSPEMLKEIWTKSIKPTLLTTKGRAFVFSTPDGIDDDNFFYAICNNKKLGFFEHHAPTSSNPFVPPEELEKERENNDPRVFRQEFLAEFVDWSSSALFDISKWFIDEKPVEYPAMCQAVFAVMDTAVKGGTEHDGTAVVYYAIETRPGMERLTILDWDVVQIDGALLEVYLPSVFDRLNELTGQCVAVNGSLGLFIEDASMGSILLQKGDSMGWPVKKIESALTSKGKDERAIMASGYHYRGLAKISRHAFEKTAVFKGETANHLFKQVSRFHLADKNAHKRADDLLDDYMYGLILAFGSGDAL
- a CDS encoding anti-CBASS protein Acb1 family protein, with protein sequence MIDDEIEIGSSSPELSLLLEGDDIQPGMSAGYQICKTIYLYHPLGGKMVDRPIKMAMNEPRTVHVSQTFALEQRLREAFEREWRSLGADRHISNAARIARIYGTSAIAMLVDNQEPSIALDFRTLYKHNISFNILDPLNTAGSIVLNQDPNAQDFQKVDGIRVAGKAYHKSRCVVIQNEAPIYLAYNPAAFGFTGRSVYQRALFPLKSFIQTMRTDDMVAVKGGLLVTKIKGPSSVVNNMMQKLSGVKRMMLKRGRTGEVLQVGHEDAIESIDLNNLDKPLDTVRNHILANIAAAADMPAIILNSETFTQGFGEGTEDAKAVAVYIDDLREWLDELYNYFIRICQYRAWSIEFFQSLRADMPEIKNTYSLYFTKWINNFEYTWPSSLKEPESEKVKVDEIRFKAIISMGELLLPQLNKDNENRATFIEWMQSNANANERLFPNRLDLDFDSLKDNPPIKEGEDPNNPQVDWNLV
- a CDS encoding KilA-N domain-containing protein, whose protein sequence is MNIIPLSYKGESVRFNTEGWVNVTDVAEKFGKRIDNWMRLAETLEYIRALDEAMTGVESEILHPSKCRYVKTSKARKDRGGGTWLHPKLSVAFARWCDARFAVWCDLHIDSLLRGELTEQQNYDQACRIRDDRKSKASGGAREMARWRWDKPALEATVEFWQEQLKLTLDIAS
- a CDS encoding DUF551 domain-containing protein is translated as MKELDQFTVEQLSNFIESDHAQCGDVAALARIALSAKQAEPVYQERRYQFSGKKQIEYWADINNSTYGYLPKSERRLIYTTPPSGPLEIPDGWINCNDNLPLEDDLCLAIDDQGVIWTMIFEDDDFGPDTGGVCPNEITHWMPLPAAPTSLLEGESNG
- a CDS encoding phage holin, lambda family, with the protein product MKMLKSPDVWMLIIAWIADHRGELLSAALAALMAYLRGWYAGGGKTQRMLDAAMCSVMAWFIKDVLVIAGLNPDWSLIASVFIGYMGTDYIGSVLKRIVGNKTGADNANQ
- a CDS encoding KTSC domain-containing protein, with product MIRQPVSSSNLHSVGYDSASSTLEIAFLGGGIYQYSRVPASIHTSLMNAPSKGQYFDAHIKKAGYPYRKVG
- a CDS encoding lysis protein, whose protein sequence is MSRVTAILIAVTVALLFGLMYYHGQVTRLQRDVSDITQIANSRQSAIDTMLIQRQQVAAIDIKYTKELADAKSENERLRADIATGAKRLQLNASCKRLPEATATSSSVDDASARLTNAAERDYLSLRERIGIATSQINGLQAYINNVCLAR
- a CDS encoding antiterminator Q family protein produces the protein MNVTQLKLTKEQHDWINGWLELWGSWVYSGRLEKRMSSVIAQYMATIEPQKYPDRPMCNDDDGMLISQVVDSVMNIDTKAFGILLSYYANNSTEYAIAVYSHKSAIPRKIVTRGGNRLKRPSLSTCRREVKEILDASVFMIYQPXLSAMNSRKRVGKIRKVA
- a CDS encoding recombination protein NinG; amino-acid sequence: MIAKLPKHRNCKVCKTRFKPVAIYEWWCCEEHKIEYAVLVMKERRKQNYDNEIKQRQERKKEDRKQLKVRRINAQPKTYWIKQAQQAVNAXVRARDSSLPCVSCGTHLAAQWDAGHYRTTAAAPQFRFDPRQIHKQCSVCNQHKGGNIVPYRVELIKRIGIETVEAIENNHERSSYSIEELKSIRDYYRLELKKLKLLQEAA
- a CDS encoding recombination protein NinB, whose translation is MDKKVFVLCGDQYKRNAIQFINQLPVNPDKPLLITIQERTRTLDQNAKLWATLGDIATQVVWHGQKLSSEDWKHIFTASLKGQRSAPGLEGGFVILGQSTSRMTVGELRDLIELINAFGATHGVKFSDESRLAIEWANRFGDKGKVAA
- a CDS encoding lysozyme, yielding MQISSTGINLIKQFEGCKLTTYPDPGTGGAPWTIGYGWTHPVDGKPVVRGMTIDQPTADRLLKCGVVQFEQGVNQMLKIGVTQNQFDALVSLAYNIGTRALSTSTLMKKVNAGDAKGAADEFLKWNKAGGKEMKGLTNRRAAERELFLS